The Rubrobacter radiotolerans DSM 5868 nucleotide sequence AGGACTTCGCGCCGCTCTCGCCGCTTATGGAAGGCGTCATCGTGAGCTTCCTGCTCGTCGGGGCGGTTGTGGGCGCGCTCTCGGGAGGGCCGCTCTCGGACCGCTTCGGGCGGCGGCCGACCGCGCTGCTTGCGGCGACGATCTTCGCGGTCGGGGCCCTTATCGTGGCGCTGACGCCGAACGTGGCGCTGCTCGTCTTTGGCCGGTTCGTGCTCGGGCTCGGGGTCGGGATTGCGTCGATGATCGTGCCGCTGTACATCGCCGAGATCGCCCCCGCGAGCCGACGAGGGGCGCTCGTCTCGCTAAACCAGCTCATGATCACGATCGGCATCCTGCTCTCGTACATCATGGGCGTGGCGTTCGCGCCGATCGAGGGCTGGCGCTGGATGTTCGCCGTCGCGCTCGTACCGGCGGTGGTCCTGTTCGTGGGGATGTTCCTTTTGCCGGAGAGCCCGCGCTGGCTCTTCAACAACGGCCGGTTGGAGCAGGCCCGCACGGTGCTCGGACGCTCGCGCAGCCCGGAGGAGGTCGAGTTCGAGCTTCAGGAGCTTGAGGAGATAAAGCGCAGGGAGCGCGAGCAGGGCACCCGTCAGCGCGTCGAGCTCAAGGAACTGCTCTCGCCCTACGTCCGGCCCGCGCTCATCGTGGGGATCGGGCTTGCGATCTTCCAGCAGATAACCGGCATCAACACCGTTATCTACTACGCGCCGACGATCCTGCAGGGCGTCGGGTTCTCGGAGGGTGGAGCGATTGCGGCGACCGCGCTCGGCGTCGGCGTGGTGAACGTCGGGTTCACGGTGCTCGCGGTGTACATCATCGACCGGGTCGGGCGCAAGCCGCTCTTGATCATCGGCCTGATCGGCATGATAGTGAGCCTCTCCCTGCTCGCGGTCGTCTTCTCGACCGGCGGTACCGGCGGCGCGACCGGAGTGCTTGCAACGGCCTGCCTCGCACTCTACATAGCCTCGTTTGCGATAAGCCTCGGGCCGGTATTCTGGCTCATGATCTCGGAGATCTACCCCCTGCGCATCCGCGGGACCGCGATGAGCGTCGCCTCGGTGGCCAACTGGGGCTCGAACTTCGCCGTCGCGCTCTCGTTCCCGGTGGTGCTTGCCACGCTCGGGGGCGCAGGCTCGTTCTGGACGTTCGCGGTGCTCGGGGTCGTCGCGTGGGTCTTTGTGTTCTTTATGGTCCCGGAGACAAAGAACCGCACGCTGGAGGAGATCGAGGCCAGCTTCCGCGGCACCGACGTCGGGAGCAGCCGCGTCCGATAGCGGCAGAACGGAGGTAGCGATGAACGCCATCGGCGTAGACGTGGGAGGGACGAAGATCGCCGCCGCCGTGGTCTCGCCGGAGGGGGAGATCCTGAACGAGGTCCGCTACCCGACGCAGGCCATCCCGCCGAACCGGCTCGTCCGGACGATCGCCGACACGATAACGGAGGCGAAGGGCGACTTCGAGGTCGGCGGGGCGTGCGTCGCCGCGCCGGGCTTCGTCTCCTCGGCCGAGAACAAGGTGATCTTCGCCCCGAACCTGCACGAGATCGAGGACATCCGCCTCGACCGGGAGCTGGGCTCGGCGACGGGGCTGCGCATAACGGTCGAGAACGACGCGAACGCGGCGGCCTGGGGCGAGTTCCGCTTTGGGGCGGGCCGGGAGTTCGACCACCAGGTCTTTATAACGCTCGGGACGGGCGTCGGCGGGGGGGTCATAACGCACGGCGTCCTTTTGCGCGGAGCCCAGGGTGCGGGCGGCGAGCTCGGCCACGTCACGATAGATCCGGACGGTCCGCGCTGCGGCTGCGGCAACCACGGCTGCCTTGAGGCCCTCGCCTCCGGGACGGCCATCGGCCGCCGGGCGCGCGAGGTCGCAAACGAGCGGCCGCGCTCGGCGCTTGGGCGGCTCGCCATCGACCGGCAGGTGCTCGGGGAGGACGTTACGAGGCTCGCGAGCGAGGGCGATGAGGCGGCTCTGCAAGTGCTCGACGAGACGGGAAGGTGGCTCGGCATCGGTCTTGCGGGCTTCGTCAACGTCTTTAACCCGGAGGTCGTCGCCGTCGGGGGCGGCGCCGCGCGGGCCGGGGAGTTTATTCTGGAACCCGCCCGCCGGGAGGTGCACCTGCGCGCCCGCTCGCCCTCGCGCGACCTCGTCCGGATAAAGGAGGCGACCCTTGGGCCGGCGTCGGGCGTCCTCGGGGCCGCAGCGCTCGCCCGGGGCGAGGACGGGGAGTACGTGCTCGGACCTTCGAAGCGTGTAACGTAGCCGTCCTACACACCCCGCAGCCGGGAGCTCGGGACCGGGAGCGTCAGGTCGAAGCGGGCGCCCTTCTCTGCGTTCCCGGTAGCCACGACAAGGTCTCCCCCCTGGGCCCGGGCGAGGTCGCGGGCTATGGCGAGCCCGAGCCCCGTCCCGCCGCCGGAGGTCCGGGCCGAGTCGGCGCGGTAGAAGCGCTCAAAGACGTGAGGGACGCTCTCCGGCGGGATGCCGGGGCCGGTGTCCCGGACGCTCGCGCAGGCAGCTTCGGAGCCCCCCGAGACCCGGACCGTAACCCGGCCGTTCGGTGGGGTGTGGTCGAGCGCGTTGTCAAGGAGGCCGATCAGGATCTGCTCGGTGCGGGCGGCGTCGCCGAGAGCGGGGACGGACCCGACCGTCTCGGTCGCAAGCTCCACCCCGGCGGAGCGGGCTCGCTGGCGCGACCGCTCGGCGGCCCGCTGGGCCGCCTCCGCAAGATCGAAAGGCTCGCTGGAGAGGGAGAGCTCCCCGGCGTCGAGGCGCGCGACGAGGAGGAGGTCGGAGATCAGGGCGTCCATCCGGTCTACCTCGCCGAGCAGGTCGTCGGCGAGGTGCCGGTCCTCTTCGGTCTCAAGGCCGCGCCGAAGCACCTCGGCGTCGGCCCGGATAAGGGTGAGAGGCGTCTTCAGCTCGTGGCTCGCGTCGGCAACAAAGACCCGCTGACGCTCGAAGGCGTCGCGGGTCGGCCGGACGGCCCGCCCGGCCATAAAGAGCCCCCCGAGCGCCCCTAGACCAAGCCCCCCGAGGCCGAGGGGCAGGAGTATCAGGATCAGGCGCACCACCCGCTCGCGGGTGCTTGCGAGAGATCCGGCGTACTGGAGCGTCCCCACGAGCTCGTCGTCCCGGTACATCGGGAGGCTCACGGCCCGCGCCCTCCCGGACTCGCCGCCGAGCGTCCGGGAGAGCGGCCCGTCTTCCTCAAGCGTCCGGCGGGCGAGGTCCCGGTCGGGCAGACCGAGCGCCGGGGCGGCCGGGTCGCTCTCCGTTACCTCAGCGTCCGGGTCGAGCGCAACCCAGCCGTAGGAAGCGGAGCCCTCGGCGAGCGTCGGGCGGTGCTCGCCGGTGAGGACGTTGTCCGACTGGTTGCGAGCCTCCTGAAGAAGCAGCGTGTCCTGCTGCTCGATAAGCTCCCGCGAGAAGCCAACCACCGCCGCAACGAGCACGAGCGCGAGGATTACGGCCGAGATCCCGAGATACCCGAGCGTCAGGCGGAGCCGCAGCCGGTCGAGGTTCACCGCCGCCCGGACCGCCGCGCCGCTCCACGCGGCCCGTCCTTTGCCCCGTCGTGCGGCTCGAAGGTGTAGCCGACCCCGCGAACGGTCCTTATGTGCGAGGTATCGCCGGGACGGTCGAGCTTCTTTCTCAGGTACGAGACGTAGAGGTCGACAACGTTCGTGTAGACGTCGGGCGAGCCGTCCCAGACGGTGTCGAGAAGGACCTCCCGCGAGAAGACCCGACCCGGACGCCTGAGGAGCGTCGCAAGAAGGGCGAACTCCCGCGCCGAGAGGTCTATTCGCTCCCCGGCGCGCCAGACCGCGTGCCCGGCCGCATCCAGCGTAACGTCCCCGGCCGAGAGGGTCGCCGTCGGCTCCGGACCGCTCCCCTCGCCGCGAGGCCACCGCACAAGAGCGCGCACCCGCGCGAGAAGCTCCGGGAAGGCGAAGGGCTTGGGGAGGTAGTCGTCGGCCCCGGCATCGAGCCCCTCGACCCGGTCCTCGATCTGTCCGCGCGCCGTGAGCATCAGCACCGGGACGCTCATCTCGGCCGCCCGCAGGCTGCGCACGAGCCCGAGCCCGTCGAGCCCCGGAAGCATCCAGTCGACGATCAGGAGGTCGAACGGCTCAGAGAGGGCGCGCGCGAGCGCCGACCGGCCGTCCGGAGCCGCCTCCGCCGTGTATCCCTCCTCGCCGAGGACGCGGCAGACAAGGGCCGCGAGCCGCGGCTCGTCTTCCACCACGAGTATCCGCATCTCACACCCGGTATACCCGCCACGCAGGCTCGAAACACAGGGGCCGGTGCGCCGGACGGAGGCGCTTTCTGTGAAAAGTCTCATCCCCTTCACACCTCTCTCACAGACGGCCGGGGAAAGGACTTGCTGTTATCGAAAACCAGCAGGAGGTAGAGAGATGGGACTCATATCCTGGATCGTAGTCGGGCTCATAGCCGGGCTGCTCGCGAAGTGGATCATGCCCGGCGAGGGCCCCGGAGGGCTTCTCGTTACCCTGATCCTCGGCATGGCCGGAGCCTCGGTCGGCGGCTTCCTCGTGGGGCTGATCGGCGGCACGGGAGCGACGGGCTTCAACATCTGGTCGATCCTCGTCGCGACGCTCGGGGCGATAGTGCTGCTCTTTATCTACAACCTTATCGCCCGCCGCAGCGTCTAACCGTCTCGGACAGTACAGATGGCGCAGAGAGCAAAGGCTTCACACGGGGGCGGCCGCAGGATCATGGCCGCCCTGGTTATCCCGGCGGTCCTTCTCGCCTCGGCGCTCGGCTGCGCCCGCGAGGTCGAGCAGAACGTCGAGGAGGAGATCGAGACTACCGGTGCGGATGAGACCTCGCGCACGCCAGGGAGTCCCGAAGAGCCGTCAGCGGCGCTGATACCGGCCGCCCGGGCGTAGCCCGGGCCTGCACATTTCGGACCATTTAACGTCGCTCTCGTTCCCCGCTATGCAGCCCCGGTCTGCGCTGCCGGGTATCAGCCTGCGGAGAGCGTTTGAGAGGAGAAAAGCACCTGAGAGCAACAGCCTTGCCTGCAACTACCGGTCGCCCGCTGCGGCTCCGGTCATCCCGGCGCCGGTATCACTTGTCGGACGGGTGACGCTCGCGCGGTTTGCGGAAGGGTGCAGGAAGCGACTGGCAGCGGATACACAGAGGAGCAAGGATGGCAGACACGAACCGTCCCGGAAGGGTAGGACCGCCGGACGAGGAGGCGCTGAAGCAGTTGCGCGGCTCCCGGGCCTTCCGGATGGAGGCGACTCTCCCGAGCGAGGTAGACGAGGCGGAGGATGCACGCGCGCAGGAGAAGGCGCTCCCTCCGGCGGACTCTATTGAGGACCGGAAGAGCATCTCCACCTTCGCCCGCACCGAGCAGCAGCACTTCTCTGGACTCCCGGGCACCTTCTTGCGCTTCCCTTATCTGGAGGACGTGAGCCGGGTCGGTGAGTACGAGGTTGCGGTTCTCGGCGCTCCCATTGACTCCGGGGACACCTACCGCACGGGCTCTCGCTTCGGTCCGCAGGCAATACGCCGTATATCCCAGCTCTACGGCACCTACTACTTCGAGCTGGGAGTGGACCTCAAGGAGCAGTTGAAGGCGTGCGACCTCGGGGACGTCTTTGTCATGCCGGCCAACATAGAGAAGAGCTTCGATCAGGTGGCGAAGGCCGTGGATCACGTGGTCGGAGCCGGCACCTTCCCGGTTATCCTCGGCGGAGATCACTCGGTTGGCTACCCGGCGATTCGCGGCATAGCGCCGCACGTCGAGGGGAACGTCGGCATCATCCATCTCGACCGGCACGTGGACAGCCAGGAGAGGGACATGGACGAGCGGATGCACGACACGCCCTGGTTCCATGCCACCAACATAGAGAACGCCCCGCCGAAGAACCTCGTGCAGGTCGGCATCGGCGGCTGGCAGGACCCGCGCCCCGGCGTCCAGGTCTCCCGCGAACGGGGCATGACCGCAATGACCGTCGGGGACGTAGAGGACCTCGGGGTGCAAAGGGCCGCGGAGCTTGCGCTGGAGGTAGCCTGGGACGGGACCGAGGCGGTCTACCTCTCCTTTGATGTGGACTCGGTCGACCCGGGCTTCGCGCCGGGGACCGGCTGGCCGGAGCCGGGGGGGCTCTACCCGCGCGAAGTGCTTGAGTTCATGCGCCTCGTCGCCCGGGAGGGGCTGGTCGGCATGGAGGTCGTGGAGGTCATGCCGCCCTACGACCACGCCGATCAGACAGCGCTCCTTGCGATGCGGGCGGTAGCTGACGTCCTGGGAGTGCTGGTCGCCGAGGGGCACCTGGGGCGCCGCAGATGAGCAGCGGTCGTCGTTTTCTTTTGAAGAGCAAGGAGTAAGATGGAAGCAACAGATCTGCCCGTAAACCTCCTGTATTGGTCGCTCGCTGCGGCCCCGATAATCATCCTGCTCGTGCTGCTCGTGGGCCTGAGGTGGTCCGCGACCGAAGCTGCGCCGGTCGGGATGTTCGTTGCGGCGGCGATCGCCCTGATCGCCTTCGAGTCGCCCTGGGAGACCGTTGCGGTCGCGGGAGGGAAGGGGATCTGGGATGCGATCTTTATCCTGCTCGTCGTCTGGCCCGCGCTTCTTCTGTACCGGGTCGGGGAGCGAGCCGGGGCGTTCAACGCGCTCCGGGAGGGCATAGAGAAGTTCTCAAGAAACGAGCTGTTTCTCGTCCTTGCCTTCGGGTGGGTCTTTGCGTCGTTTCTGCAGGGGATAGCCGGCTTCGGGGTTCCCATAGCCGTCGTCGCGCCGCTCCTGCTCGCGCTCGGGGTGAGACCTATCTACGCCGTGGGCATCCCGCTTATCGGGCACGCCTGGGCGAACATGTTCGGGACGCTCGCCGTTGGCTGGCTTGCGACGCTTCAGGTCGTCGACCTTGAAAACCCAGTCGAAACGGCTTTTCAGAACGCGATCATGCTCTGGGTCCCGGCGATACTCGCGGGCTTCACCATAGCCTGGATGTACGGAAAGATGCCCGCCATAAGGAACGCCTGGCCCATGATCCTCATCATTGCGGGCGTCCAGGGCGGACTCCAGCTCGTCCTGATGCTCTGGGACCCGATCCTCTCGACCTTCCTCGCCGCCTCAGCGGCCCTGCTCCTTCTCTACCCGCTCTCGCTCTGGAGTCGCTACGACCAGCCCGACGAGCGCATAACCGAGCGTCCCGCCATGCAGGAGGACGACGAGGAAGAGTCCGAAGAGGCCGAGGAGGAGCGCGAGGAGGCTGAGGAGGAGCCCGAGCCGGTGATGGGTCTCTGGATGAGCCTCATGCCCTACGCGGTCCTTACCGTCGTTACCGTCGTTGCGCTCGCCATCCCCCCGATAGAGGAGGCTCTCGAAACGGTCGAGTTCGGGATTCCGTTCCCCGGAACAGAGACGGGTCTCGGGGTCGAGAACGAGGCCGAGGACGATTTCTCCCCGATAGCCCCGCTCACGCATCCGGGGACGTTTCTCCTGATCGGGGCCGCCGTCGGCTACGTGACCTACCGCTCACGCGGCTACTACCGCCGCTGGGAGGAGCGGGCCGAGACCGAGGGCATCTTCTCCGGACTCGTCGGGAACGCGACCCCGGCCTCGATAGCGATCGTCGCCTTCCTTATAACGAGCGCGCTCCTCGACGAGACGGGACAGATAGAGGTGCTCGCGGCCGGAATAGCTGAGGTCTCGCCGCCCGTCGTGTTCGCGTTCCTGGCGAACTTTATCGGGGTGCTCGGAGCGTTCATGACCTCGTCGAACACCTCCTCGAACATCCTGTTCGCACCGCTGCAACAGACCGTTGCGGGCGCGGAAGGGCTCTCCGAGGCGACGATCATCGCCGCCCAGAGCACCGGCGGGGCCGTCGGAAACGCCATCGCTCCGGCGAACGTCGCGCTCGGGACCGGAACGGTCGGCGCGAGCGGCAAGGAGGGCGACGTCCTCAGGCTGACCATACCCTGGGCTGTTGCGACCGCCGTTATAACCGGCGGGCTCTCGATCCTGATGCTCGGCATTACGTTCCTGTAGAGAGGAGGAGACCTTTATGAACCAGATGACGCTTCAGGGGTTGTCCCTGATCATTCTCCTCGTGCCGCTGCCCCTGATCAGCATCGGCGCGACCGCCGACCTGCCGGTCCTCTGGTGGGCCGGGCTGATCCTGCTCATTATCGGCGGCCTGATCCCGGCCGCCCTGCGCTACGTCTCGCCCGACGGCGAAGACGACGAGAACACAGAGTAAAAGAGACCGAAGGAGGGAGAACTTCTCCATGCCGAACCCGAACGGTCCCCGCACCGGCCGTCCCCCGACCTACGCCCCGAACGGCGTCGTCTCCTCACCGCACCACCTCGCAAGCTCCGCCGGGCTGCGCGCCCTGCGCGAGGGCGGGAGCGCCGTTGACGCGGCGATCGCCACGAACGCCGTGCTTTGCGTCGCCTACCCGCACATGGCCGGTCTCGGTGGCGACGGCTTCTGGCTTATACACGAGCCGGGCTCCGGGGACGTTACCGCCCTGAACGCGAGCGGCCCCGCCGCCCGGGCCGCCACACGCGACTTCTACGGGGAGAAGGGCCACGAGGAGGAGATACCGGGACGCGGGCCGCTCGCCGCGCTGACGGTCCCCGGCGCGGTCGACGGCTGGCGTGAGGCCCACGAGCGCCACGGCAGGCTCCCCTGGGAGTCGCTCTTTACCGAGGCGATAGAGTACGCAAGGGACGGCGTCCCCGTCGGGCGCTCGCTTACGGAGTGGACGGCGCAGGACGTACCGGTCCTCTCCGAGTATCCGGCCTCCGCGAGTACCTTTCTCCCGAACGGCCGCCCCTTGCGAGACGGCGAGCGGCTCGTCCAGCCGGACCTAGCCGAGTCGTTCTCACGCCTCGCGAGAAAGGGCGCGCGCGAGGGCTTCTACGAGGGCGAGACGGCGGAGCTTCTCTGCCGGGCGCTCTCGGAGGGCGGCTCGCCGCTTGCGCCGGAGGACTTCCGGGAGTTCCGCGCCGAGTGGGTCGAGCCGATCTCGACGGACTACCGGGGCTACACGGCCTACGAGTTCCCGCCGAACACGCAAGGGTTCGCAGCGCTTCAGATCCTCAACGTCCTCGAAGGCTACGACGTTGCGGCCTGGGGCGACGGGACCGCCGACTACTACCACCACATGGCCGAGGCCGTAAAGCTCGCCTTCGCCGACCGCGACGAGTGGCTCACCGACCCGAGCCACGTGGACATCCCCCTGGAGCGCCTGATCTCCAAGGAGTACGCCTCAGAACGCCGGGGGCTCATAGACCCCGAGCGGGCGATGGTCATGGAGAAGGTCGAGCCGGGAATCCGCTTCGGTGGTGAGTCCGAGCGCCGCTCACCGGAGGGGGACACCTGCTACTTCTGCGCGGTGGACCGGGACGGGCTCGTCGTCTCGGTCATTCAGTCCATCTACCACGACTTCGGGACGGGCGTGGTCGCTGAGGGGACCGGGATCATCCCCCAGAACCGGGGTTCGTTCTTCGCTCTCGATCCGGCTCACCCGAACTGCCTGGAGCCGGGCAAGCGGACCTTTCACACCCTTATCCCGGCGATGCTCCTCAAGGACGGCTCGCCCTACCTGACCTACGGGACGATGGGCGGCGAGGGCCAGCCCCAGACGCACGCCGCGCTTGTTACGCGCCTGGTGGACTTCGGCTACGACGTCCAGCAAGCTATAGAGGCCCCCCGCTGGCTTATGGGAAGGACCTGGGGCGTTACGTCGCAGGACCTCTCGCTCGAAGGGCGCATCGCGGACGGGGTGATGCGCGAGCTGGAGCTTCGCGGCCAGCCCGTAAAGCCCCTCGAAGACTACAACGACAACGTCGGGCACGCGCAGGCGATCCGCATCAACCGCGACTCGGGCTTCCTCGAAGGCGGCGCCGACCCGCGCGGCGACGGCGCGGCGCTCGGCTACTAGGAGGAAGGGACTTTTGCATGGCACATCACAGCAGGATCTACGCCAAAACCCCCGACGGGGGCGTCCAGCTCGCCTCGAACGCCGACCGCTGGTACGTCTATGAGGACTACGTTCACCTGACGCCCCACCA carries:
- a CDS encoding sugar porter family MFS transporter, giving the protein MTTASAGGDAQRRRRFVNVAAGITATGGLLFGYDTGVISGALLFIRQDFAPLSPLMEGVIVSFLLVGAVVGALSGGPLSDRFGRRPTALLAATIFAVGALIVALTPNVALLVFGRFVLGLGVGIASMIVPLYIAEIAPASRRGALVSLNQLMITIGILLSYIMGVAFAPIEGWRWMFAVALVPAVVLFVGMFLLPESPRWLFNNGRLEQARTVLGRSRSPEEVEFELQELEEIKRREREQGTRQRVELKELLSPYVRPALIVGIGLAIFQQITGINTVIYYAPTILQGVGFSEGGAIAATALGVGVVNVGFTVLAVYIIDRVGRKPLLIIGLIGMIVSLSLLAVVFSTGGTGGATGVLATACLALYIASFAISLGPVFWLMISEIYPLRIRGTAMSVASVANWGSNFAVALSFPVVLATLGGAGSFWTFAVLGVVAWVFVFFMVPETKNRTLEEIEASFRGTDVGSSRVR
- a CDS encoding ROK family protein, which translates into the protein MNAIGVDVGGTKIAAAVVSPEGEILNEVRYPTQAIPPNRLVRTIADTITEAKGDFEVGGACVAAPGFVSSAENKVIFAPNLHEIEDIRLDRELGSATGLRITVENDANAAAWGEFRFGAGREFDHQVFITLGTGVGGGVITHGVLLRGAQGAGGELGHVTIDPDGPRCGCGNHGCLEALASGTAIGRRAREVANERPRSALGRLAIDRQVLGEDVTRLASEGDEAALQVLDETGRWLGIGLAGFVNVFNPEVVAVGGGAARAGEFILEPARREVHLRARSPSRDLVRIKEATLGPASGVLGAAALARGEDGEYVLGPSKRVT
- a CDS encoding L-lactate permease, coding for MEATDLPVNLLYWSLAAAPIIILLVLLVGLRWSATEAAPVGMFVAAAIALIAFESPWETVAVAGGKGIWDAIFILLVVWPALLLYRVGERAGAFNALREGIEKFSRNELFLVLAFGWVFASFLQGIAGFGVPIAVVAPLLLALGVRPIYAVGIPLIGHAWANMFGTLAVGWLATLQVVDLENPVETAFQNAIMLWVPAILAGFTIAWMYGKMPAIRNAWPMILIIAGVQGGLQLVLMLWDPILSTFLAASAALLLLYPLSLWSRYDQPDERITERPAMQEDDEEESEEAEEEREEAEEEPEPVMGLWMSLMPYAVLTVVTVVALAIPPIEEALETVEFGIPFPGTETGLGVENEAEDDFSPIAPLTHPGTFLLIGAAVGYVTYRSRGYYRRWEERAETEGIFSGLVGNATPASIAIVAFLITSALLDETGQIEVLAAGIAEVSPPVVFAFLANFIGVLGAFMTSSNTSSNILFAPLQQTVAGAEGLSEATIIAAQSTGGAVGNAIAPANVALGTGTVGASGKEGDVLRLTIPWAVATAVITGGLSILMLGITFL
- a CDS encoding GlsB/YeaQ/YmgE family stress response membrane protein; the protein is MGLISWIVVGLIAGLLAKWIMPGEGPGGLLVTLILGMAGASVGGFLVGLIGGTGATGFNIWSILVATLGAIVLLFIYNLIARRSV
- the ggt gene encoding gamma-glutamyltransferase, whose product is MPNPNGPRTGRPPTYAPNGVVSSPHHLASSAGLRALREGGSAVDAAIATNAVLCVAYPHMAGLGGDGFWLIHEPGSGDVTALNASGPAARAATRDFYGEKGHEEEIPGRGPLAALTVPGAVDGWREAHERHGRLPWESLFTEAIEYARDGVPVGRSLTEWTAQDVPVLSEYPASASTFLPNGRPLRDGERLVQPDLAESFSRLARKGAREGFYEGETAELLCRALSEGGSPLAPEDFREFRAEWVEPISTDYRGYTAYEFPPNTQGFAALQILNVLEGYDVAAWGDGTADYYHHMAEAVKLAFADRDEWLTDPSHVDIPLERLISKEYASERRGLIDPERAMVMEKVEPGIRFGGESERRSPEGDTCYFCAVDRDGLVVSVIQSIYHDFGTGVVAEGTGIIPQNRGSFFALDPAHPNCLEPGKRTFHTLIPAMLLKDGSPYLTYGTMGGEGQPQTHAALVTRLVDFGYDVQQAIEAPRWLMGRTWGVTSQDLSLEGRIADGVMRELELRGQPVKPLEDYNDNVGHAQAIRINRDSGFLEGGADPRGDGAALGY
- a CDS encoding agmatinase family protein; this encodes MADTNRPGRVGPPDEEALKQLRGSRAFRMEATLPSEVDEAEDARAQEKALPPADSIEDRKSISTFARTEQQHFSGLPGTFLRFPYLEDVSRVGEYEVAVLGAPIDSGDTYRTGSRFGPQAIRRISQLYGTYYFELGVDLKEQLKACDLGDVFVMPANIEKSFDQVAKAVDHVVGAGTFPVILGGDHSVGYPAIRGIAPHVEGNVGIIHLDRHVDSQERDMDERMHDTPWFHATNIENAPPKNLVQVGIGGWQDPRPGVQVSRERGMTAMTVGDVEDLGVQRAAELALEVAWDGTEAVYLSFDVDSVDPGFAPGTGWPEPGGLYPREVLEFMRLVAREGLVGMEVVEVMPPYDHADQTALLAMRAVADVLGVLVAEGHLGRRR
- a CDS encoding sensor histidine kinase — its product is MNLDRLRLRLTLGYLGISAVILALVLVAAVVGFSRELIEQQDTLLLQEARNQSDNVLTGEHRPTLAEGSASYGWVALDPDAEVTESDPAAPALGLPDRDLARRTLEEDGPLSRTLGGESGRARAVSLPMYRDDELVGTLQYAGSLASTRERVVRLILILLPLGLGGLGLGALGGLFMAGRAVRPTRDAFERQRVFVADASHELKTPLTLIRADAEVLRRGLETEEDRHLADDLLGEVDRMDALISDLLLVARLDAGELSLSSEPFDLAEAAQRAAERSRQRARSAGVELATETVGSVPALGDAARTEQILIGLLDNALDHTPPNGRVTVRVSGGSEAACASVRDTGPGIPPESVPHVFERFYRADSARTSGGGTGLGLAIARDLARAQGGDLVVATGNAEKGARFDLTLPVPSSRLRGV
- a CDS encoding response regulator transcription factor; amino-acid sequence: MRLFTESASVRRTGPCVSSLRGGYTGCEMRILVVEDEPRLAALVCRVLGEEGYTAEAAPDGRSALARALSEPFDLLIVDWMLPGLDGLGLVRSLRAAEMSVPVLMLTARGQIEDRVEGLDAGADDYLPKPFAFPELLARVRALVRWPRGEGSGPEPTATLSAGDVTLDAAGHAVWRAGERIDLSAREFALLATLLRRPGRVFSREVLLDTVWDGSPDVYTNVVDLYVSYLRKKLDRPGDTSHIRTVRGVGYTFEPHDGAKDGPRGAARRSGRR